A region of the Stutzerimonas stutzeri genome:
GACAAGCTGTTCATGCGCGTGATCGGCAGCCCTGACCCGTACTCGGCGCACATCGATGGCATGGGCGGCGCCACATCGAGCACCAGCAAATGCGTCATTCTGTCGAAGAGCAGTCGCCCCGATCACGACGTCGAGTACCTCTATGGCCAGGTGTCGATCGACAAGCCCTTCGTCGACTGGAGCGGTAACTGCGGCAACCTCTCTACCGGCGCCGGTGCCTTCGCGCTGCACGCAGGGCTGGTGGACGCCTCGCGTATCCCGGACAACGGCACCTGCGTAGTGCGGATCTGGCAGGCCAATATCGGCAAGACCATCATTGCCCATGTGCCGGTAGCCAACGGGCAGGTACAGGAAACCGGCGACTTCGAGCTGGACGGTGTGACCTTTCCGGCTGCGGAAATCGTGCTGGAATTCCTCGATCCGTCCGATGATGGCGAGGAGGGCGGCTCGATGTTTCCTACCGGCAGCCTGGTCGACGACCTGGAGGTGCCCGGTATCGGCACGCTCAAGGCGACCATGATCAGTGCGGGCATCCCGACAGTATTCGTCAATGCCGAGGACATCGGCTATCAGGGCACGGAGTTGCGTGAGGACATCAACGGCAATCCGGAGGCGCTGGCTCGTCTGGAGTCGATTCGCGTAGCCGGAGCGCTGCGGATGGGCTTGATCAAGACCGCGGAGGAGGCGTTGACCCGCCAGCACACGCCGAAGGTTGCGTTCGTGTCCCGGCCGAAAAGCTATCGTGCGTCGTCCGGCAAGAACATCGAGGCGGGCGAGGTGGATCTGCTCGTGCGCGCACTGTCCATGGGCAAGCTGCACCACGCCATGATGGGCACCTGTGCGGTGGCCATCGGCACGGCGGCGGCGGTGCCCGGTACGCTGGTCAATCTTGCCGCGGGTGGTG
Encoded here:
- the prpF gene encoding 2-methylaconitate cis-trans isomerase PrpF, whose protein sequence is MAHLPQIRIPATYMRGGTSKGVFFRLQDLPQSCQVPGAARDKLFMRVIGSPDPYSAHIDGMGGATSSTSKCVILSKSSRPDHDVEYLYGQVSIDKPFVDWSGNCGNLSTGAGAFALHAGLVDASRIPDNGTCVVRIWQANIGKTIIAHVPVANGQVQETGDFELDGVTFPAAEIVLEFLDPSDDGEEGGSMFPTGSLVDDLEVPGIGTLKATMISAGIPTVFVNAEDIGYQGTELREDINGNPEALARLESIRVAGALRMGLIKTAEEALTRQHTPKVAFVSRPKSYRASSGKNIEAGEVDLLVRALSMGKLHHAMMGTCAVAIGTAAAVPGTLVNLAAGGGERQAVRFGHPSGTLRVGAEAKQIDGQWTVTKAIMSRSARVLMEGWVRVPGDVF